The following are from one region of the Microtus ochrogaster isolate Prairie Vole_2 chromosome 17, MicOch1.0, whole genome shotgun sequence genome:
- the Spert gene encoding spermatid-associated protein isoform X2 yields the protein MSPLECSECFGDQFMHRTYTWHLTLRGTNEPFLRLHNLYSTPRCSRQAALPRMSRRVVSQHSYPLNRFSSVPFDPMERPTSQADLELDYNPPRVQLSDEMFVFQDGRWVNESCRLQSPYFSPSSSFHHKLHHKRLAKEYVLQEENKTLRDENRALRDENKALRKENKILQVFWEEHKVTLGQEESQSSAPLLHKDAASQEAVKKETVTLPAQRSKENTLQLIREENRALQQLLEQTQAYWAQAEDNATAAEESKTISSPKEEPHPDQSPGLSAAFEEPKGPPATQEDSKTLRALREMVNSLSGSSGEEEGKVAPNLGDSTQSLQLLREMNQALQALREENRLLQEENRALHVLREEHRVFQEENKALWENKKLKLQQRLVIDTVTEVTARMEMLIEELYAFMPAKNNKDPKKPSRV from the exons ATGTCACCTCTGGAATGTTCCGAGTGTTTTGGCGACCAGTTTATGCATAGGACCTATACCTGGCACCTCACGTTG AGGGGCACCAACGAGCCCTTCCTGAGGCTCCACAACTTGTACAGCACCCCTCGATGCTCCCGGCAGGCCGCCTTGCCCAGGATGAGCCGCAGGGTAGTCAGCCAGCATTCCTACCCACTCAACCGCTTCTCTTCTGTGCCTTTTGACCCCATGGAGCGCCCCACCTCCCAGGCGGACCTGGAACTGGACTACAACCCTCCCCGGGTGCAGCTCAGCGACGAGATGTTCGTCTTCCAGGACGGGCGGTGGGTGAACGAGAGCTGCCGCCTACAGTCCCCTtacttctccccctcctcctctttccaccACAAACTGCACCACAAGAGGCTGGCCAAGGAGTACGTGCTACAAGAGGAGAACAAGACTCTACGGGATGAGAACAGGGCCCTGAGGGACGAGAACAAGGCCCTCCGCAAGGAAAACAAGATACTGCAGGTCTTTTGGGAGGAGCACAAGGTCACTTTGGGCCAAGAGGAGAGTCAGTCCTCAGCGCCGCTGCTGCACAAGGATGCAGCCTCCCAGGAAGCGGTGAAGAAAGAGACTGTTACCTTGCCAGCCCAGCGTAGCAAGGAGAACACCCTGCAGCTCATTCGAGAGGAGAACCGGGCCCTCCAGCAGTTGCTGGAACAGACGCAGGCCTACTGGGCCCAGGCAGAAGACAACGCCACTGCTGCCGAGGAGAGCAAGACCATCTCCTCACCCAAAGAGGAGCCTCACCCAGATCAGAGCCCAGGCCTCTCGGCCGCGTTTGAGGAACCCAAAGGGCCCCCTGCAACACAGGAGGACTCTAAGACACTGCGTGCTTTGAGGGAGATGGTTAACAGCTTATCTGGTTcctcgggggaggaggagggcaagGTCGCCCCCAACCTAGGTGACAGCACCCAGTCTCTGCAGCTGCTGAGGGAGATGAACCAGGCCCTGCAGGCCCTGAGGGAGGAGAACCGGCTGCTGCAGGAGGAGAACCGAGCTCTGCATGTCCTGCGTGAGGAGCATCGCGTCTTCCAGGAGGAGAACAAGGCCCTGTGGGAGAACAAGAAGTTGAAACTGCAGCAGCGCCTGGTCATTGACACCGTGACTGAGGTCACAGCCCGGATGGAGATGCTTATTGAAGAGCTGTATGCCTTCATGCCAGCCAAGAACAACAAAGACCCCAAGAAGCCCAGCAGGGTCTGA
- the Spert gene encoding spermatid-associated protein isoform X1 — MSPLECSECFGDQFMHRTYTWHLTLHSRPNFTRKRDTRSESLEIPINVILPQRGTNEPFLRLHNLYSTPRCSRQAALPRMSRRVVSQHSYPLNRFSSVPFDPMERPTSQADLELDYNPPRVQLSDEMFVFQDGRWVNESCRLQSPYFSPSSSFHHKLHHKRLAKEYVLQEENKTLRDENRALRDENKALRKENKILQVFWEEHKVTLGQEESQSSAPLLHKDAASQEAVKKETVTLPAQRSKENTLQLIREENRALQQLLEQTQAYWAQAEDNATAAEESKTISSPKEEPHPDQSPGLSAAFEEPKGPPATQEDSKTLRALREMVNSLSGSSGEEEGKVAPNLGDSTQSLQLLREMNQALQALREENRLLQEENRALHVLREEHRVFQEENKALWENKKLKLQQRLVIDTVTEVTARMEMLIEELYAFMPAKNNKDPKKPSRV, encoded by the exons ATGTCACCTCTGGAATGTTCCGAGTGTTTTGGCGACCAGTTTATGCATAGGACCTATACCTGGCACCTCACGTTG CACTCCAGGCCTAATTTTACAAGAAAGAGAGATACCAGATCTGAAAGCCTAGAAATTCCAATCAATGTGATTCTACCTCAG AGGGGCACCAACGAGCCCTTCCTGAGGCTCCACAACTTGTACAGCACCCCTCGATGCTCCCGGCAGGCCGCCTTGCCCAGGATGAGCCGCAGGGTAGTCAGCCAGCATTCCTACCCACTCAACCGCTTCTCTTCTGTGCCTTTTGACCCCATGGAGCGCCCCACCTCCCAGGCGGACCTGGAACTGGACTACAACCCTCCCCGGGTGCAGCTCAGCGACGAGATGTTCGTCTTCCAGGACGGGCGGTGGGTGAACGAGAGCTGCCGCCTACAGTCCCCTtacttctccccctcctcctctttccaccACAAACTGCACCACAAGAGGCTGGCCAAGGAGTACGTGCTACAAGAGGAGAACAAGACTCTACGGGATGAGAACAGGGCCCTGAGGGACGAGAACAAGGCCCTCCGCAAGGAAAACAAGATACTGCAGGTCTTTTGGGAGGAGCACAAGGTCACTTTGGGCCAAGAGGAGAGTCAGTCCTCAGCGCCGCTGCTGCACAAGGATGCAGCCTCCCAGGAAGCGGTGAAGAAAGAGACTGTTACCTTGCCAGCCCAGCGTAGCAAGGAGAACACCCTGCAGCTCATTCGAGAGGAGAACCGGGCCCTCCAGCAGTTGCTGGAACAGACGCAGGCCTACTGGGCCCAGGCAGAAGACAACGCCACTGCTGCCGAGGAGAGCAAGACCATCTCCTCACCCAAAGAGGAGCCTCACCCAGATCAGAGCCCAGGCCTCTCGGCCGCGTTTGAGGAACCCAAAGGGCCCCCTGCAACACAGGAGGACTCTAAGACACTGCGTGCTTTGAGGGAGATGGTTAACAGCTTATCTGGTTcctcgggggaggaggagggcaagGTCGCCCCCAACCTAGGTGACAGCACCCAGTCTCTGCAGCTGCTGAGGGAGATGAACCAGGCCCTGCAGGCCCTGAGGGAGGAGAACCGGCTGCTGCAGGAGGAGAACCGAGCTCTGCATGTCCTGCGTGAGGAGCATCGCGTCTTCCAGGAGGAGAACAAGGCCCTGTGGGAGAACAAGAAGTTGAAACTGCAGCAGCGCCTGGTCATTGACACCGTGACTGAGGTCACAGCCCGGATGGAGATGCTTATTGAAGAGCTGTATGCCTTCATGCCAGCCAAGAACAACAAAGACCCCAAGAAGCCCAGCAGGGTCTGA
- the Spert gene encoding spermatid-associated protein isoform X3, translating to MQPVEVKCRMEGPKAQRGTNEPFLRLHNLYSTPRCSRQAALPRMSRRVVSQHSYPLNRFSSVPFDPMERPTSQADLELDYNPPRVQLSDEMFVFQDGRWVNESCRLQSPYFSPSSSFHHKLHHKRLAKEYVLQEENKTLRDENRALRDENKALRKENKILQVFWEEHKVTLGQEESQSSAPLLHKDAASQEAVKKETVTLPAQRSKENTLQLIREENRALQQLLEQTQAYWAQAEDNATAAEESKTISSPKEEPHPDQSPGLSAAFEEPKGPPATQEDSKTLRALREMVNSLSGSSGEEEGKVAPNLGDSTQSLQLLREMNQALQALREENRLLQEENRALHVLREEHRVFQEENKALWENKKLKLQQRLVIDTVTEVTARMEMLIEELYAFMPAKNNKDPKKPSRV from the exons ATGCAGCCAGTGGAGGTGAAATGTAGGATGGAGGGACCCAAGGCACAG AGGGGCACCAACGAGCCCTTCCTGAGGCTCCACAACTTGTACAGCACCCCTCGATGCTCCCGGCAGGCCGCCTTGCCCAGGATGAGCCGCAGGGTAGTCAGCCAGCATTCCTACCCACTCAACCGCTTCTCTTCTGTGCCTTTTGACCCCATGGAGCGCCCCACCTCCCAGGCGGACCTGGAACTGGACTACAACCCTCCCCGGGTGCAGCTCAGCGACGAGATGTTCGTCTTCCAGGACGGGCGGTGGGTGAACGAGAGCTGCCGCCTACAGTCCCCTtacttctccccctcctcctctttccaccACAAACTGCACCACAAGAGGCTGGCCAAGGAGTACGTGCTACAAGAGGAGAACAAGACTCTACGGGATGAGAACAGGGCCCTGAGGGACGAGAACAAGGCCCTCCGCAAGGAAAACAAGATACTGCAGGTCTTTTGGGAGGAGCACAAGGTCACTTTGGGCCAAGAGGAGAGTCAGTCCTCAGCGCCGCTGCTGCACAAGGATGCAGCCTCCCAGGAAGCGGTGAAGAAAGAGACTGTTACCTTGCCAGCCCAGCGTAGCAAGGAGAACACCCTGCAGCTCATTCGAGAGGAGAACCGGGCCCTCCAGCAGTTGCTGGAACAGACGCAGGCCTACTGGGCCCAGGCAGAAGACAACGCCACTGCTGCCGAGGAGAGCAAGACCATCTCCTCACCCAAAGAGGAGCCTCACCCAGATCAGAGCCCAGGCCTCTCGGCCGCGTTTGAGGAACCCAAAGGGCCCCCTGCAACACAGGAGGACTCTAAGACACTGCGTGCTTTGAGGGAGATGGTTAACAGCTTATCTGGTTcctcgggggaggaggagggcaagGTCGCCCCCAACCTAGGTGACAGCACCCAGTCTCTGCAGCTGCTGAGGGAGATGAACCAGGCCCTGCAGGCCCTGAGGGAGGAGAACCGGCTGCTGCAGGAGGAGAACCGAGCTCTGCATGTCCTGCGTGAGGAGCATCGCGTCTTCCAGGAGGAGAACAAGGCCCTGTGGGAGAACAAGAAGTTGAAACTGCAGCAGCGCCTGGTCATTGACACCGTGACTGAGGTCACAGCCCGGATGGAGATGCTTATTGAAGAGCTGTATGCCTTCATGCCAGCCAAGAACAACAAAGACCCCAAGAAGCCCAGCAGGGTCTGA